GGTTGTCGAGCTTATACTGGCAGGCCGCCATGGCGCCCTCCCACACAGAGCCCTCAGCCAGCTCGCCGTCGCCCATCACCGTGTACACCCGGTAGTCCTGGCCGTTCATCTTTCCTGCCAGCGCCATGCCGACACAGACCGGAAGGCCGTGCCCAAGGGAGCCTGAGTTCATCTCCACTCCCGGCAGCTTGTTGTTCGGGTGGCCGATGAATTTGGAGCCGAACTTGCTGAACGTGGAAATCAGTTCCTTTTTGTCAAAGAAGCCTTTCTCCGCCAGCACCGCGTAGTATGCCTCCACGGAATGTCCCTTGCTCATGACGAACTTGTCACGGTCCGGGTCGTCCTGATTCTCAGGACTTATGTTCATCTGGCAGAAGTACAGCTCTGTCAGGATCTCAAGCACGCTCATGTCGCCGCCGATGTGGCCGGCCTTTCCTTCCACGATCATGTCGATCACGGTCTCCCTCAGCCCGTAGGCCAATGCTTTTAGATTGCTCATAATCATTCTCCTCTTAAATATGCTTTGACGTCTTCTTCGATCGGGTCATAAAAGTCAGGTTTTACGCCAATATATTTACATGCTTCATATAATACCGGAACGATGTCCTTGTGAATGCCCACGCAGTGGTGAATGTAAGGTCCTTCCACGATCTTTGCCTCAAGCCGCTTGATGTTTTCCACCTCTACCCAGAGATATGTCCCCATTCCCTTCGGGCCGTCCACGCCTTTGGCGTTGCCAAGAAGCAGCGAATACTCTCCGTTGTCCCCGTCGAACCGACACAGCGTCACATCGCCGTGCTTCGCCTCCGCCGTAAGGCTTCCCGGATGGTCAAATGCCAGCGGATATGTAAGCTGCGGCTTCTCCTTTGCCACCGAAATGGGCCACGGTCCGCAGTGCTGCAGCAGCTCTCCGTTCTCGATATCCGGATGGCGGATCGTCCAGTCTGCAAAGAAACCTCTCGTCTCCCCCATTCCTGCCGCTTCCACCATAAGCGCCGTGATGGCTCCGTGGATATCTGTCTCACATACGACTGGTATTCCCTTGTCATTCAGGATAGCGTTTGCCGCACACGGCATAACACCGAGTTCCGTCTGAAGCGCGTTCCAGCACTGGATCGCCGCAGCGCCACAGCCATACTTCTCCACGAGCCGTTCCATCGCCACCGCAAGGGCAGCCACATTCTCCACCTCATTGTCCTTGATCTTGACTTCCATGTTCTCCCTGATATAGGAGATCATCTCCGCCAGTCTGCCGCCTTCTTCCTTAACCGCTTTCACTTCCTGCGTAAGCTCCGTCATCGGAACCGGGGCGAGCTGTACATTGAACTTCTCCAGCAGCTCCCCTTCGTTGCACATCGTCGTCCAGAAATCAAACGGCCTCGTGGAGATCTGGAGTATTCTTATATTGCGGAATGTTTTTACTACATTGCACACCGCCATAAAGTCCCTCAGTCCTCTTTCAAATACCGGATCATTTAATCTGCAGTTTGTCACATATGTAAATGGAATCTGAAATCTTCTCAGCACCTTCCCGGTGGCGAACAGGCCGCACTGCGTATCTCTCAGCCTCACACCGTTCTCTTCCGGGCGCTCATCCAGCGGCCCCCAGAGCATTACCGGTACGTCCATTTCCTTTGCAAGTCTTGCGCAGACATATTCTGTTCCGAAGTTGCAGTGAGGGAACATGATCCCGTCAACGCCTTCCTTCTTGAACTTTGCCGCTATCTTCTTCACGTCATTGTCATCATAGAGAAGACCTTCCTCATTGATGTCGTCGATATCCACAAAA
This is a stretch of genomic DNA from [Clostridium] hylemonae DSM 15053. It encodes these proteins:
- a CDS encoding transketolase; this translates as MSNLKALAYGLRETVIDMIVEGKAGHIGGDMSVLEILTELYFCQMNISPENQDDPDRDKFVMSKGHSVEAYYAVLAEKGFFDKKELISTFSKFGSKFIGHPNNKLPGVEMNSGSLGHGLPVCVGMALAGKMNGQDYRVYTVMGDGELAEGSVWEGAMAACQYKLDNLCAVVDRNRLQISGNTEDVMGHDDLHERFGAFGWHVIDVADGNDIDQLHAAFEEAKTVKGQPTVLIANTVKGKGSSVMENKANWHHKVPNEEELAQIRKDLAERKEAALHG
- a CDS encoding L-fucose/L-arabinose isomerase family protein, translated to MATIKLGFAPTRRSIFSAPDAIKYRGLTADRLRELGIDFVDIDDINEEGLLYDDNDVKKIAAKFKKEGVDGIMFPHCNFGTEYVCARLAKEMDVPVMLWGPLDERPEENGVRLRDTQCGLFATGKVLRRFQIPFTYVTNCRLNDPVFERGLRDFMAVCNVVKTFRNIRILQISTRPFDFWTTMCNEGELLEKFNVQLAPVPMTELTQEVKAVKEEGGRLAEMISYIRENMEVKIKDNEVENVAALAVAMERLVEKYGCGAAAIQCWNALQTELGVMPCAANAILNDKGIPVVCETDIHGAITALMVEAAGMGETRGFFADWTIRHPDIENGELLQHCGPWPISVAKEKPQLTYPLAFDHPGSLTAEAKHGDVTLCRFDGDNGEYSLLLGNAKGVDGPKGMGTYLWVEVENIKRLEAKIVEGPYIHHCVGIHKDIVPVLYEACKYIGVKPDFYDPIEEDVKAYLRGE